One window of the Micropterus dolomieu isolate WLL.071019.BEF.003 ecotype Adirondacks linkage group LG08, ASM2129224v1, whole genome shotgun sequence genome contains the following:
- the nppal gene encoding natriuretic peptide A-like, which yields MAPGHRHRTGRVRATGAGTETEPQKKMNPNSISVCCLSLLLLLHLAEAKPVSDLQSLKQLLEEELAAAPFYSSEETEAQGRDGSTDKAVFGGAEEERHWDSSDPSNSVLAAKENALARLFKDLMRTSKRSWSRYKKGGLRSCFGVRLERIGSFSGLGC from the exons CGGACGAGTGCGAGCAACGGGAGCAGGGACTGAAACAGAACCGCAGAAGAAAATGAACCCAAATTCCATCTCCGTTTGCTGCCTGTCTCTGCTTTTACTGCTTCACCTGGCGGAAGCCAAACCCGTCTCTGACCTCCAG AGTCTGAAGCAACTTTTAGAAGAGGAACTCGCCGCTGCGCCCTTTTACTCCTCGGAGGAGACGGAGGCGCAGGGGAGGGACGGGAGCACGGACAAGGCGGTGTTCGGAGGCGCGGAGGAGGAGCGGCACTGGGACTCCTCAGACCCTAGCAACTCGGTCCTGGCGGCCAAAGAAAACGCCCTGGCGCGTCTCTTCAAAGACCTCATGAGGACTTCCAAGCGCTCGTGGAGCCGGTACAAGAAGGGCGGGCTGAGGAGCTGCTTCGGGGTCCGGTTAGAGAGGATCGGCTCTTTCAGCGGACTGGGGTGCTGA